Within Rhipicephalus sanguineus isolate Rsan-2018 unplaced genomic scaffold, BIME_Rsan_1.4 Seq9607, whole genome shotgun sequence, the genomic segment tatcagcactcatgttagagcacagacgtctgtgttatcgaaacgaagtgcacgctgcggtgcgattatgtgaatatcatgcgtaactttcattggggtattcctccggggtcgaccaatgcttgaatatagcttgctgaatcataggaatacaaatgtaatgtttagtcgacttctatctatctatctatctatctatctatctatctatctatctatctatctatctatctatctatctatctatctatctatctatctatctatctatctatctatctatctatctatctatctatctatctatctatctatctatctatggttTTTCGCGCATTTTTCGCCTTTGACACGAAGCTAACGTTTTAGCGCTAGCTCATAGGTACCCGGTGGCTGCAGTGTTTCAAACGTCTGTATTTTTATAATGGGCAGCGAGCAGACTGCAAGGAGATTCAGGCATAGTTTCAATGCTATTTAACAGGTAAATATTATTCATCTTGTTGATCTTAATACGAAATAAACAATTCTCAGTGAACACAAATAACTTACATGTTATACGAATTATGAATGGAAAGAAAAAATGCTTCTGCCGTGATAGCGACAAACTGAAATCTGTAATATATAAGCGATTATTATGCCTGGCTCCTAAACTAATCCGTCAAGATAACCAAAGAAATGGTTGAACGTCTAGTTGTAAAAGTAAAGCGATATTAAATTTCTTCATATATTTGGAAGCTGCGCTAACAGCCCTCAGAGAAGCGCGTCAGGTAACAACTGAAGCACCTCAGTCTCATTCGTTGTCATCTAAGGTATCTGGTGTTTGCGACGTCGACGTAGTGTTCAATAGCTCGGGCTTGCACATGCACATCTTCTGCCACGAGTTGTTGGGCAAACACGTGGTCGTGTTGCTGTAAATATCCAACCTCTGCACGAAGTCTACGTGCTTGTCACCGAAAGACTCACTGCGCAGCGTCCCGTATACTTCGAAGTGAGCCGTCGGCGTCACAGTCAGCTGCACGCGGAGCAGGACCTTGCCGGCAACGCGGCCGCCGAGAGCGGACGCCTCGTCCACGCCATCGAGATTCCATTGGACGCACTTGCCCGGAAAGTGGAGCGTCGCCAGCGCGTTTATGTAGGACACGGCGTAGCGGGAGAATGAAAGTAGCACTCCTGGGTCCGGAGTCTCACTTGCGGTATCTGTGCAGGCGCAGAACTCGGGAGCTATGAAGGCGTCCGCGCAGGTCCTGCCCGGTGGTACCGCACCAAACAAGTTGATTCCCTTGTTCGTTGGCTGTGGGTCGATAGCGGGCAGCTTCAGTAAGCTAAGCAGCGTAGCATGAAGATCGTAGGGAGTGATGAGACGTCGCTGGTTTACTTCCAACTGAACCACCGCTTCCGGATACTCTCGCATGAAGCGCTTGGGTAGTATAAGGAAGCAGAAGGGAGTTTTGTCTTCGTGTCGACCGATCTCGGACCTTCTGTACGGGCCGATGCGGTTCCCGTGGTCACTGAGGAAAAGGACGGTGGTGTTTTCGAGGACACCGGTGTCTGATAGTTCCCTGAAGAACTCTTCGACCGGTTGGTCGATGTCCTGGCCTCCCCTCAGGTTATTGTGCGTCACGTCAGAGAGCCATACATACGAGAACATGCTCCTGTCGCTGTTCAGCTTCAAAACCTCGGCCAGGTATCTAATGAGAACTTTAGTCTTCAAGCGAGAGCCAACACAAAAGCGGTCGCTGCCTCCTTTCTCATCCATCATACGCAACACAGCTTCAGGGTAATAATCGGTTGGCGGTAGGTTGAATCCCAAGTAATTCGGGAAGGTGAACAGACCATAATACGGCATTTCTTCGAGAAATAGCGTCGTGTAGCCCTCGAGCCTAAACGTATTCC encodes:
- the LOC119378755 gene encoding uncharacterized protein LOC119378755; protein product: MMRRMRRRLRNLVSPATLIPIWSVFFLLFFIDLYFLKLKPILANMTVLSVGNLFETPGCSFPLYNPYHWTIAYHWATVNATYSTYEDMCSARNRTVISQEGGKFTLDPKGLLLAYNATVQSTKCHYSVVSRNETAEIPDKEPILGPARELLFGEPIDAEYVQVSCEASGKLLFTEYFLVPQPKQPPQHADELQLEEPPSSRKMSVLILGIDSTSRINFNRLMKNTHKYIVDELGAFEFLGLNKVGDSSFPNQLPLLSGVSGPDTESLFKRHNFDTFPLLWNTFRLEGYTTLFLEEMPYYGLFTFPNYLGFNLPPTDYYPEAVLRMMDEKGGSDRFCVGSRLKTKVLIRYLAEVLKLNSDRSMFSYVWLSDVTHNNLRGGQDIDQPVEEFFRELSDTGVLENTTVLFLSDHGNRIGPYRRSEIGRHEDKTPFCFLILPKRFMREYPEAVVQLEVNQRRLITPYDLHATLLSLLKLPAIDPQPTNKGINLFGAVPPGRTCADAFIAPEFCACTDTASETPDPGVLLSFSRYAVSYINALATLHFPGKCVQWNLDGVDEASALGGRVAGKVLLRVQLTVTPTAHFEVYGTLRSESFGDKHVDFVQRLDIYSNTTTCLPNNSWQKMCMCKPELLNTTSTSQTPDTLDDNE